A single Phoenix dactylifera cultivar Barhee BC4 chromosome 1, palm_55x_up_171113_PBpolish2nd_filt_p, whole genome shotgun sequence DNA region contains:
- the LOC103713796 gene encoding dirigent protein 21-like produces the protein MAWFPRGLSLPFSTISFILFCSMAVSVSTADLFEEFKHPSEKKTHLHLYLHDIVAGGNFTTVRAVTANASLPPSFGDLIVLDDPLTAGPSPTSKLLGRAQGFCAFASQQARHPALALAMNLVFAAGKYKGSTLTILGRNPPLQTTREMPVVGGSGRFRMARGYAIAKTFSFNTTSGDSVVEYNLYVLHY, from the coding sequence ATGGCTTGGTTTCCTAGGGGCCTTTCTCTCCCCTTCTCCACCATCTCTTTCATCCTCTTTTGTTCAATGGCGGTCTCGGTGTCGACCGCCGATCTCTTCGAGGAGTTCAAGCACCCCAGCGAGAAGAAGACCCATCTGCACCTGTACCTCCACGACATCGTCGCCGGGGGCAACTTCACAACCGTGAGGGCTGTGACGGCAAATGCATCACTCCCGCCCAGCTTCGGGGACCTTATTGTGCTCGACGACCCGCTGACGGCAGGACCGAGCCCGACGTCGAAGCTGCTCGGACGGGCTCAGGGATTCTGCGCTTTTGCATCGCAGCAGGCTCGGCATCCTGCACTTGCACTGGCCATGAATCTCGTGTTCGCAGCAGGGAAGTACAAGGGGAGCACGCTAACGATACTGGGGAGGAATCCTCCCTTGCAGACGACGAGGGAAATGCCTGTGGTTGGAGGCAGTGGGAGATTCCGGATGGCCCGGGGATATGCTATCGCCAAGACTTTCTCTTTTAACACAACAAGTGGGGATTCAGTCGTGGAGTACAATCTTTACGTGCTGCATTACTGA